TCTGTTAGTAGAAGAGATGATTTGTACTTGATTCCTAGCAttaattctttttaattaaCTACTCACATGcatcaatatataaatatatatgtaatagaTAGTTTGTTATATATCTATTTGTAATGTACAATCCTTCATTTTCTATAATAATATTAGATTATGTTTATTTAgttatattttatcttattttgtgAAGtttagaatttacttggtatgttaaatttgtttataGTATAAATCTTATCAAGAGGAAGTTACTTGAGGTACTCACTTTAAGTTagtcattttaatttttattttctttttaatatttcatcTTTTATATTTACTTAATCTTTTTCTAATACTCTTTTTTCAACCCGAAATAGTAGGATTTAATTTTCAATCTTTAACGCTAATGTGAGAAGATATTGAAAAATCTCCTTATTATAAAAATGAGTATAATTTAGATGAATATAGTTTGCCGGTAATTTTAGTTAACTAACACAAAAATCAGGTAATCTTCAAGTTATCCCTCTTATCGATTCCAGTCGATTAAATATAATGTGTCTTTAGTGAGAATTAATCTCAATATTGGGAAGCTTCTTCCTGCAAACAACACAAGGATTAATTTTgattaaacaataattaattacatgatcaattagaagaaaattaatgtcaattataaatatttttagatgattaattattatgtatatatatatgtaccgTGGAGAATGGACTCGAGTAAGGGCTTTCTCCATTGTAATGAAATAATCTTCAGACATGTACtcataatcatcatcatcatcatcatcatcatcatcatcaactgTTGTGGTTTCCATTAATGTTGTCTGATCAACAACACTCGCTTTATTTATGTAATACTTCTTACGCCTTTTCTCCATTAGTGTCTCAACACTTCCTTTTTTCTCTCCTTTTATGTAATATTTCATACACCTTTTCCTGTATCATCCAACAATAACAATATATCAACACTTTAACCACGGTCGGCCTCAAGTTTAGCgggttataaaaaaaatactgtatttttcaaaattagtaaaaaaaaatatgtaattttaaaagagaaattttttttgaactCCTGTGTTAGGTGTACTTTAAGCACAGGCCTAGCCTACTTATATTCAGGGCCTGATCTGACTTAAATATGCATGCATGTTTTGTACGTAGTAGAtgatgagcattgctattaatTAGGTACTATTGGTGTGCGCCCAATACTACAGTGTAACGTAGCACTTTGAGAATAGTTAAACGATAAATAGAGGCATtaagtatttaaaattttgagtttgtaggtaaatctaataattttttaacagcATATAAGTACCCagtgtttgtaaaactgtaattttcttttattttggtaAGTACAAACTCCCGTCTTATATGTTTTAGTTGTtacaaataagaatatttatagaATTCATTGAGCTCAAGAACCAACTCAGTAATGATACTAACTGGTTATTACTAAACCACTCACTCGGTAACTAACAGACAAAAACAATTTAACAGAAATCTAACTAACTCAATTGTAACATGATTCAATTTAATATATCGATGAAATTTCGTACATTTTagtttaataactaataatatagaAAATTGCTAACTCTAGTACTTAATGTACGTAAAACATTTATACATGCATGTATATGTGTATacatatagaatatatattagTGATAATTACTTACAATGGGGTTTCACAGAAGTGGAGATAAGATTGGTCGGGTGAGAGTCCAACTCCATTGGCATAAAGATTAGTAAGAAGAACTAGGGTTTGGTTAGTGAGTGGATCATAGCTGAGTAATCTTCCATTAGATaattgagaagaagaagaagaagaagaagagtctGTGAAGTAAATGATACCATCATCAGCCACATCTAAGCCTGCTGTTAACTTAAACTTGACACCCTCAGCTTCATCTGTTAATATCTTCATCTCACCTTTGTCTTTTGTTATGCTTAGTAGCCCCTAATTATAATAACCACGTGTTATATTATAATGTATATACTTGTCAGAAACAGATAAAAAAAACCCTAACTtcactttttaatttctttaaaaaataatgtcAGTATTTGTAAGGTTGgccaataaataaattttaatgaacaataaaaaaattataactaaaaaaattgaaaaaaaaatatttcagagACCATAATAATACCCAAATTTGTACACTTCATCTTGAGGgacatattaaatattaaataaatattttatgtttgGGTATATAGGGATAAGGTTATTATTAGTTAGATATTTGGTGTGTATTCTAGGGTTGGATATCCTCCCCTTATGTAAACCTCTTTTCTGTACACATTTATTATattcaatataataaaatcataTTTTACTAATATGGTATTTTGGTCTCCCAAAGACCATTCATTTTACAACTTTTAAATGACACAAGTTATATTGGTGCCAAACCCGTCTCCACCCCGATGAAACTAAACACACAACTCAGCAAGGACATAGGGGAGGGCTGGCCCAAGCGGTTTGGGAGTCTtggacaaaaaaattaaatttcggcattttattaaaaaaaaattaggggaattaccccatatgctgtttttttataacttttttttttttttttttttttttttttcaaatttacggtttggatttctaaagtagttgcagcgctagttaaataggggtttctatacgatttttttgttgcgatttaagttgcagtgctagttgcaatagggatttctatatagaattctgtaaaaatgaaaaaaaaaatattttaaagtgtaaaaataaaaaagccccaaaaaattatcaattaatacttcataaattcattttttttttttttaaaaaatacttcaTAAAAGGCAGAGACTTTTAGCTAAATTCTGTTATAGCCTATTATCTTATTTAACTTGGCTTAAGattttagttaataaatgttataGTTATAGGAAACAttctattatttaattttggaaaattttacggtgtgaaaaaaaaaatagagttcatctaatatatatatatatttttttttaatttaagcgtttatatatattacatcaTACATAACTTGATGAGATTCGAACCCAGAACCTTCAACACACGCACCCCCCTTAAGACCACTTAAGTTAACCTCAAGTGGTTCATCCAATATTCAATTTAAGGCAATTCTGTTATTTTATATGCATGCAGttgattattttataataatttctcTAAATATTGGGAATAAAAAATGCCACTCTTT
This Cannabis sativa cultivar Pink pepper isolate KNU-18-1 chromosome 6, ASM2916894v1, whole genome shotgun sequence DNA region includes the following protein-coding sequences:
- the LOC115695829 gene encoding protein STRICTOSIDINE SYNTHASE-LIKE 7-like isoform X1, producing the protein MEEEIVGYEQRRRNKRKAFVVFLIAFVVFPVVLGFVVYKVRLVLINNINHNNDVIINDNIDDQWGLVDLAYENSTNGGVIIYTCTTGGWVKRVRLSDASRVSENWVNTGGTPLGIVLDYNNDNLVFVTDSQKGLLSITKDKGEMKILTDEAEGVKFKLTAGLDVADDGIIYFTDSSSSSSSSQLSNGRLLSYDPLTNQTLVLLTNLYANGVGLSPDQSYLHFCETPLKRCMKYYIKGEKKGSVETLMEKRRKKYYINKASVVDQTTLMETTTVDDDDDDDDDDDYEYMSEDYFITMEKALTRVHSPRKKLPNIEINSH
- the LOC115695829 gene encoding uncharacterized protein LOC115695829 isoform X3 → MEEEIVGYEQRRRNKRKAFVVFLIAFVVFPVVLGFVVYKVRLVLINNINHNNDVIINDNIDDQWGLVDLAYENSTNGGVIIYTCTTGGWVKRVRLSDASRVSENWVNTGGTPLGIVLDYNNDNLVFVTDSQKGLLSITKDKGEMKILTDEAEGVKFKLTAGLDVADDVGLSPDQSYLHFCETPLKRCMKYYIKGEKKGSVETLMEKRRKKYYINKASVVDQTTLMETTTVDDDDDDDDDDDYEYMSEDYFITMEKALTRVHSPRKKLPNIEINSH
- the LOC115695829 gene encoding uncharacterized protein LOC115695829 isoform X2, which produces MEEEIVGYEQRRRNKRKAFVVFLIAFVVFPVVLGFVVYKVRLVLINNINHNNDVIINDNIDDQWGLVDLAYENSTNGGVIIYTCTTGGWVKRVRLSDASRVSENWVNTGGTPLGIVLDYNNDNLVFVTDSQKGLLSITKDKGEMKILTDEAEGVKFKLTAGLDVADDVLLTNLYANGVGLSPDQSYLHFCETPLKRCMKYYIKGEKKGSVETLMEKRRKKYYINKASVVDQTTLMETTTVDDDDDDDDDDDYEYMSEDYFITMEKALTRVHSPRKKLPNIEINSH